A window of the Dermatophagoides farinae isolate YC_2012a chromosome 2, ASM2471394v1, whole genome shotgun sequence genome harbors these coding sequences:
- the Ubc2 gene encoding ubiquitin conjugating enzyme 2, translating into MSDDRIDPYSQQQQQSQRYKRQRTASATETSSSSSSNSNQELRAGSAAVLTTPSASTSSGSRTTRTTMATNNHHHHHSTTSTSSSSTNDNAATASNKQNGDSTKDGNSNKTKPLTKALSTSAKRIQKELAEITLDPPPNCSAGPKGDNLYEWVSTILGPPGSVYEGGVFFLDIHFSSEYPFKPPKVTFRTRIYHCNINSQGVICLDILKDNWSPALTISKVLLSICSLLTDCNPADPLVGNIATQYINHREEHDRIARLWTKRYAT; encoded by the exons atgagTGACGATCGCATTGATCCGTatagtcaacaacaacagcaatcacAACGCTATAAACGACAAAGAACAGCATCTGCAAccgaaacatcatcatcatcatcatcaaattccaATCAAGAATTACGGGCTGGTTCTGCCGCTGTATTGACTACTCCTTCcgcatcaacatcatctggATCTCGAACAACACGAACAACCATGGCAACcaataatcaccatcatcatcactctacaacatcgacatcatcatcatccactaATGATAATGCAGCTACGGCGagcaataaacaaaatgggGATAGCACCAAGGACGGAAATAGTAATAAGACAAAGCCGTTAACCAAGGCGCTAAGTACAAGTGCCAAAAG GATACAGAAGGAGCTTGCCGAAATAACTCTTGATCCACCGCCTAATTGCAG TGCCGGTCCAAAAGGCGATAATCTCTATGAATGGGTATCCACCATTCTTGGACCTCCTGGTTCCGTATATGAAGGTGGCGTATTTTTTCTCGACATTCATTTCTCATCTGAATATCCATTTAAGCCACCAAAA GTGACATTTCGTACTCGTATATATCATTGCAATATTAATAGCCAAGGTGTCATATGTTTGGACATATTGAAGGATAATTGGAGTCCAGCATTGACAATATCAAAAGTATTGCTATCCATTTGTTCATTGCTTACCGATTGTAATCCAG CCGATCCTCTGGTCGGTAACATCGCCACCCAATACATTAACCACCGGGAAGAGCATGATCGAATCGCACGTCTATGGACAAAACGTTATGCTACCTAA
- the Kap-alpha3 gene encoding karyopherin alpha3, translated as MDQHSRGYKNRGSDIDDVRRRRNEATVELRKNKREDALLKKRNITITNDCQDSSNVDGVIEPKLVLEDLNSLVIASMSPDPDDKLTAIKNARMLLSSDKNPPIDEIIAAGILPPLIDALKYSNVPTLQFEAAWALTNIASGTSIQTRKVVDEGAVPLLVNLLVSPNENVAEQSLWALGNIIGDGPDLRDFVIESGVLEPLITILHRYPSPSFLRNLSWVIINMCRNKNPPLPITVLVTILPVLQSLLQHSQDTSILVDVVWAISYITDHGNEQIQMVIDSGLVSFIIPLLHHEDLKIQTPALRVIGNIVTGTDDQTQFVLDSNVLAYLPPLLNHTKEKIKKEALWFLSNITAGRIDQIQTLMDHNIIPTIIENLDRGSFQLQREAAWAISNMTMNGTKEQVRYLVEQGVIEPMCKLLTVKDTQILQILLEGLIKIFHHYETQVNVIADEIEKCGGLDTIESLQHHENDQIYKFAFEIVDRFFDSNTEDIPELVPQANDTEFGFNNNNNENVPNHQNQQQFNF; from the coding sequence ATGGATCAACATTCTAGAGGTTACAAGAATCGAGGCAGTGATATCGATGATGTACGTCGTCGTCGTAATGAAGCGACGGTTGAATTACGTAAAAACAAACGCGAAGATGCCTTGCTCAAAAAGCGTAACATAACTATCACGAACGATTGCCAAGATAGTTCCAATGTTGACGGAGTGATCGAACCGAAATTGGTACTTGAAGACCTAAATTCTTTGGTCATTGCATCCATGAGTCCGGATCCAGATGATAAATTGACCGCCATCAAGAATGCTCGAATGTTGTTATCGTCGGATAAGAATCCGCCTATCGATGAGATAATTGCAGCCGGAATTCTGCCTCCTTTGATCGATGCATTAAAGTACAGTAATGTGCCTACCTTGCAGTTTGAAGCGGCCTGGGCTCTCACCAACATTGCCTCAGGTACGTCGATCCAGACGCGTAAAGTTGTTGACGAAGGAGCAGTTCCGTTGTTGGTGAATTTGCTTGTGTCGCCAAACGAGAACGTTGCCGAACAATCGCTATGGGCTTTGGGCAACATCATAGGTGATGGACCAGATCTTCGTGACTTTGTCATCGAAAGTGGTGTTCTTGAACCTTTAATCACGATACTACATCGCTATCCTTCTCCATCTTTTTTGCGTAACCTGTCTTGGGTGATTATTAACATGTGTCGTAACAAGAATCCTCCCCTTCCGATTACCGTATTGGTGACAATATTGCCTGTATTACAAAGCCTATTACAACATTCACAGGATACTTCCATCCTTGTGGATGTTGTATGGGCGATTTCTTACATAACTGATCATGGCAATGAACAAATACAGATGGTCATCGATTCCGGCCTCGTCTCCTTTATCATACCACTATTACATCATGAAGATTTAAAGATTCAAACACCGGCATTGCGGGTCATTGGTAACATTGTTACCGGTACAGACGATCAAACACAATTCGTACTTGATTCGAATGTGCTCGCTTATTTGCCGCCATTATTGAACCATacaaaagagaaaatcaaaaaagaagCACTATGGTTCCTGTCAAACATAACAGCCGGCCGTATTGACCAAATCCAGACATTGATGGATCACAACATCATACCGACCATAATCGAAAATCTGGACCGTGGTAGTTTCCAACTACAACGAGAGGCAGCCTGGGCCATTTCCAATATGACCATGAATGGAACAAAGGAACAGGTCAGATATCTAGTTGAACAAGGAGTCATAGAGCCCATGTGTAAATTACTCACCGTCAAGGATACTCAGATATTGCAGATATTGCTCGAAGGTCTTATCAAGATATTCCATCATTATGAAACACAAGTGAATGTAATTGCAGATGAGATTGAAAAATGTGGCGGTCTCGatacaattgaatcattacaacaccatgaaaatgatcagaTCTATAAGTTTGCCTTCGAAATCGTGGATAGATTCTTTGATAGCAACACTGAAGATATACCAGAATTGGTTCCACAGGCTAATGATACCGAATTTGGatttaacaacaataataacgaaaATGTTCCcaatcatcagaatcaacaacagttcaatttttaa
- the LOC124496996 gene encoding uncharacterized protein LOC124496996, translating into MTQQQSTASIVLCLLVMVFMVHWSCIQAESSPVAQSSSANWEADTIPTSQSKSSLSTNLNDISDRLYRIIYKRLADTTASVDPYGDLDDVDRFNRQERHLRFGKRFSSRAKYSDLDYGHMRFGRR; encoded by the exons AtgacacaacaacaatcgacaGCATCTATTGTCCTCTGCCTATTGGTCATGGTATTCATGGTCCATTGGTCATGTATTCAGGCAGAATCATCACCGGTGGCACAAAGCAGCAGTGCCAATTGGGAAGCCGATACGATTCCTACATCACAATCAAAGTCATCACTGTCGACCAATCTGAACGACATATCGGATCGATTATATCGCATCATTTATAAACGATTGGCCGATACGACTGCATCGGTAGATCCGTATGGCG ATTTAGATGATGTAGACCGCTTCAATCGCCAAGAACGACATTTACGGTTTGGAAAACGTTTCAGTTCACGAGCCAAATATAGTGATCTTGATTATGGCCATATGCGTTTCGGACGACGTTGA
- the LOC124496940 gene encoding retinol dehydrogenase 12 codes for MFLFASFILFIVVCVAVKLYFRMTNGICVENTELNGKVIVITGGNTGIGSEYVLDMARRNCAHIVMACRNIEKGKQCARWVYKKIQAENMTTTVITVEHCDLSSFDSVVRFCDRLKRLSIKQRIDYLICFAAATGIPIEQKFTADGLEMHFQCNYLSHFLLIHLLLPLLNEGARIILTSSQAHLFGKIDLENINRLERYDRHPFRTYGDSKLALVILARELSKRLAANNILAYSFHPGTVLTNGIKHNRIWYLRILLTIVAYFYGKSHRDGAQTMIYLTVTEQRWLSNGRYYADCAVAHYNPMVDDEKLADQLWSHSYNLIEKYIDGISIAKF; via the coding sequence atgtttttatttgcttCATTCATATTGTTTATTGTGGTTTGTGTGGCTGTCAAATTGTATTTCCGCATGACCAACGGAATATGTGTGGAAAATACCGAACTAAACGGAAAAGTGATTGTTATAACTGGCGGTAATACTGGCATAGGAAGTGAGTATGTACTCGATATGGCTCGACGTAATTGTGCACACATTGTCATGGCTTGCCGCAACATTGAAAAGGGCAAACAATGCGCTCGTTGGGTTTATAAGAAAATCCAAGCCGAAAACATGACTACAACGGTCATTACAGTCGAGCATTGTGATCTAAGCTCATTTGATTCAGTGGTCCGATTCTGTGATCGTTTAAAGCGATTATCGATCAAACAACGTATAGATTATCTGATTTGTTTTGCCGCTGCCACAGGCATTCCTATCGAACAGAAATTCACGGCTGATGGTCTGGAAATGCATTTCCAGTGCAATTATCTCAGTCATTTCCTTCTTATACACCTGCTATTGCCACTACTTAACGAGGGTGCTCGTATCATTTTAACATCATCACAGGCACATTTGTTTGGCAAAATCGACCTAGAAAATATTAACCGATTAGAACGGTATGATCGTCATCCATTTCGAACATATGGTGATTCAAAATTGGCTTTGGTCATACTGGCCAGAGAACTGTCTAAGCGATTAGCCGCAAACAATATTTTGgcttattcatttcatccaGGAACCGTGCTTACCAATGGCATAAAACATAATCGAATATGGTATCTTCGAATCCTTTTAACAATTGTCGCATATTTCTATGGTAAATCACATCGGGACGGCGCTCAAACAATGATCTATTTGACAGTGACTGAGCAGCGTTGGCTATCGAATGGTCGATACTATGCTGATTGTGCTGTCGCTCATTATAACCCAATGGTGGATGATGAGAAACTTGCTGATCAACTATGGTCGCATAGCTATAACTTAATcgaaaaatatattgatggAATCTCTATAGCCAAATTTTAA
- the LOC124497038 gene encoding protein SDA1 homolog — MIMNPKQQPDLDEEFIREEDLDEVIDLDDQHTIDHIRDDDDEDEEAQEPIMTTTEVVEDDCIYTFESHEQSVFCCHLSHNDRYAITGGQDDKAIIWDMMDNRLIRFDTNGHHKDSIVAVKFNLNSTMVATGDMSGVIIVWNVEDGKKIYEYEVGNDLNWLLWHNTIDNVLLAGTHETWMWRLSEIRPQCRTLQSFGCGNLVAELFRDGRRLAMGYEDGSIRVWNLEQNQLAITIRGNQAHHTTVTSLSLSLDDNLIATGSADGVVKMINVKNQKVITSFKLDDVIGGDDDEKKDNSIESLQFGGQNCLIIGSLDGRIQIWHVPSQTKRNQIELSRGVSKLLVDSNNVNIVYAGCLDGVFRVIDILTGNILDEKRGHRDQILDFAISSNEFMNLVMFFAHVSHCYPNDEFAVAYPSELMRLLRLFSTSLNSEVRLILVRALILMRNKSQFAANDLISLLFELLKCPDKKLRALIKQHIMVTALKFFLGTDQAEQDGDKQVDSDDSDSDSDNLPSAQEIVMANRVNKKTRKRKRLLLRSKEVLKRYRKKSRPESFDFSAIHLLNDPQGMAENLFKMLETFNERFELKLLLINLISRLVGIHELQLLNLYSYLQRYLHPKQRDVTKLLQYVAQASHELVPPDSIEPLLKVIANNFVTEQNSSEVMAVGINSIREICARCPLAISEDLLQDLVEYSSFKDKNVSMAAKSLIQLYRQLNPSLLRRKDRGRPTQAIQESVHSIRFGQSKAVDFVSGTEVLDEYESDPGDELTGKDNGDSDGSWIDVSDDEDEIAIDDYDDIQSDADENEDSTNCNSVPQDQREKASLISTSRILTQEEFHKVRMAQLSKHLRAARSKKLSKTTSTQNENESSLISSSSSIAKSEIVSLSSIERLYKSQKSDKQTRLESIEAGRKDRGKFGSRKGKINDFASKSNRETRKGKSFMMIKHKLRQKRGGRSFKDKQIALRNSLLKRFQ, encoded by the exons atgattatgaatccAAAACAACAGCCAGATTTAGATGAAGAGTTTATAAGAGAGGAAGATTTGGATGAGGTTATTGATTTGGATGACCAACATACGATCGACCATATTcgtgatgacgatgatgaggatgaagAAGCACAAGAACCGATAATGACGACCACCGAAGTAGTGGAAGATGATTGCATCTATACGTTTGAATCACATGAACAATCCGTTTTCTGTTGTCATTTGAGTCATAATGACCGATATGCAATCACAGGTGGACAAGATGATAAAGCCATCATCTGGGATATGATGGATAATCGACTTATCCGATTCGATACCAATGGTCATCACAAAGATTCAATAGTGGCTGTTAAgtttaatttgaattcaacaaTGGTAGCCACCGGTGATATGAGTGgtgtcatcatcgtttggAACGTGGAGGATGGCAAAAAAATCTATGAGTATGAGGTTGGCAATGATCTGAACTGGTTATTATGGCATAACACTATCGATAATGTTCTATTGGCTGGTACACACGAAACTTGGATGTGGCGATTATCAGAAATAAGACCACAATGTCGGACGTTACAATCATTTGGTTGTGGTAACCTAGTTGCAGAGCTCTTTCGTGATGGACGACGCCTGGCTATGGGTTATGAAGATGGTTCCATAAGAGTATGGAATCTCGAACAGAATCAACTTGCTATCACCATACGAGGAAATCAAGCCCATCATACTACAGTAACATCACTTTCTCTAAGTCTAGATGACAATCTTATAGCTACCGGATCAGCTGACGGTGTGGTCAAAATGATCAAcgtgaaaaatcaaaaagtgATAACTTCATTCAAGCTGGATGATGTGAtaggtggtgatgatgacgaaaaaaaagataactCGATCGAAAGCCTCCAATTCGGTGGACAAAATTGTCTTATCATTGGATCACTGGATGGCCGTATACAGATTTGGCATGTGCCAAGTCAAAccaaaagaaatcaaattgaGTTGTCCAGAGGTGTATCTAAATTGTTGGTAGACTCAAATAATGTCAATATCGTGTATGCCGGATGTTTAGACGGTGTGTTTCGTGTTATTGACATTCTGACCGGTAACATACTTGACGAGAAACGTGGCCATCGTGATCAGATACTTGACTTTGCTATTTCGTC TAACGAATTCATGAATTTAGTCATGTTTTTTGCCCATGTAAGCCATTGCTATccgaatgatgaatttgctGTAGCTTATCCATCGGAATTAATGCGGTTGTTGcgattattttcaacatcattgaattcagaAGTTCGTCTG ATTCTAGTAAGAGCGTTGATTCTGATGCGAAACAAGTCGCAATTTGCCGCCAACGATCTAATATCGCTCCTTTTCGAATTACTCAAATGTCCAGATAAAAAATTGCGGGCATTGATAAAACAACAT ATTATGGTCACTgcgttgaaatttttcctcGGTACTGACCAGGCTGAACAAGATGGTGATAAGCAAGTGGATAGCGATGATTCGGACAGTGATTCAGACAATTTACCATCAGCACAAGAAATTGTCATGGCGAATcgtgtaaataaaaaaacaagaaaacgGAAACGTCTTTTACTACGAAGCAAAGAAGTGCTCAAGCGATATCGGAAAAAATCACGACCtgaatcattcgatttttctgCGATACATCTACTTAATGATCCACAGGGCATGGCGGAAAATCTGTTCAAGATGCTTGAAACATTTAATGAACGTTTTGAGCTGAAACTGTTGCTCATAAATCTAATATCCAGACTGGTGGGCATCCATGAACTACAATTGCTCAACCTTTATTCATATCTACAACGTTACCTACATCCTAAACAACGGGATGTGACCAAATTATTGCAATACGTGGCACAAGCCTCACATGAACTTGTTCCACCAGATTCAATTGAACCATTGTTAAAAGTGATTGCAAACAATTTCGTTACTGAACAAAATTCATCTGAAGTGATGGCCGTTGGTATTAATTCTATCCGCGAAATTTGTGCACGATGTCCGTTGGCTATAAGCGAAGATCTATTACAAGATCTAGtggaatattcatcatttaaggATAAAAATGTATCTATGGCTGCTAAATCACTCATACAACTGTATCGACAATTAAACCCTTCATTGTTACGACGAAAAGATCGAGGTCGCCCCACTCAAGCTATCCAAGAATctgttcattcaattcgattcggCCAATCGAAAGCCGTGGATTTTGTTTCTGGAACCGAAGTTTTGGATGAATACGAATCTGATCCAGGTGATGAACTAACTGGGAAAGATAATGGTGACAGTGATGGGAGTTGGATCGACGTATCTGATGACGAAGATGAAATCgctattgatgattatgacgaTATTCAAAGTGATGCCGACGAAAATGAGGATTCAACCAATTGTAATTCTGTACCTCAAGATCAGAGGGAGAAAGCCAGTCTAATATCGACCAGTCGTATTTTGACTCAAGAGGAATTCCATAAAGTCCGTATGGCTCAACTATCTAAGCATTTACGAGCTGCTCGATCGAAAAAACTGTCAAAAACGACATCGACACAGAATGAAAACGAATCTTCTCtgatcagcagcagcagcagtattGCCAAGTCAGAAATCGTATCATTAAGCTCTATCGAACGACTCTATAAGTCTCAAAAATCAGACAAACAAACTCGGCTAGAGTCGATCGAAGCTGGACGCAAAGATCGTGGTAAATTTGGCTCACGGAAAggtaaaataaatgattttgcGAGCAAAAGTAACAGGGAAACACGTAAGGGTAAATcttttatgatgatcaaacacAAACTACGCCAAAAACGTGGTGGACGATCATTTAAAGATAAACAAATTGCTCTCAGAAATTCTTTATTGAAACGATTCcaataa
- the LOC124496985 gene encoding eukaryotic translation initiation factor 4E, whose protein sequence is MSEKPAESLKQESGTNEQDVVATGSSTLQPAAARLVSELQTKHPLQNTWDLWYYKNVSSVFEENLFNITSVDTVEDFWGLFNHIEFASKLNVNCAYYFFKKGIRPMWEDPINKSGGRWLINMKKTYDSTDKYWLELLLCLIGEGFDDFNDYVCGAFVVIKKSQDRIGIWTKEASNRDANMHIGNVIKKRTNYNGGINFEAHDSSKTNFYQV, encoded by the exons ATGTCTGAG AAACCGGCTGAAAGTTTAAAACAGGAAAGCGGCACTAATGAACAAGATGTTGTCGCCACTGGATCATCAACACTACAACCGGCTGCAGCTCGGTTAGTGTCCGAacttcaaacaaaacatccATTGCAAAACACATGGGATCTATGGTACTACAAGAATGTATCCAGTGTGTTTGAAGAGAATCTATTCAATATTACTTCTGTTGATACTGTAGAGGATTTCTGGgg CCTATTCAACCACATTGAATTTGCAAGCAAATTGAATGTTAATTGTGcctattatttttttaaaaaaggCATACGTCCAATGTGGGAAGATCCAATAAATAAGAGTGGAGGACGTTGGTTGattaatatgaaaaaaacctACGACAGTACCGATAAATATTGGCTTGAATTG CTATTGTGTCTGATTGGCGAAGGGTTCGACGATTTCAACGATTATGTTTGCGGTGCTTTTGTCGTTATCAAAAAATCACAGGATCGTATCGGTATCTGGACCAAAGAGGCCAGCAATCGTGATGCTAACATGCATATTGG CAATGTAATCAAGAAACGTACCAACTACAATGGGGGAATCAATTTTGAAGCACATGATTCGTCCAAAACTAACTTTTATcaagtttga
- the LOC124497016 gene encoding CDGSH iron-sulfur domain-containing protein 1: MIGYEVLPWLTTALAVCYGVYLTYKTSSCCGGNKQKMNRKIDLDNVKVVHSFDIEDLDQKAVFCRCWKSEKFPYCDGTHNKHNELTGDNVGPLIIQKK; encoded by the exons ATGATTG GTTACGAAGTTTTACCTTGGCTAACTACAGCGTTAGCTGTTTGTTATGGTGTTTATTTAACCTACAAGACTAGTTCTTGCTGTGGTggtaataaacaaaaaatgaatcgaaagaTCGATCTAGACAACGTTAAAGTGGTACATAGTTTCGATATTGAAGATCTTGACCAGAAGGCTGTTTTCTGTCGCTGCTGGAAATCGGAAAAA TTTCCATATTGTGATGGCACtcacaacaaacacaatgaGTTAACTGGCGATAATGTGGGCCCATTGATTATCCAAAAGAAATGA
- the LOC124496787 gene encoding LOW QUALITY PROTEIN: RUN and FYVE domain-containing protein 2 (The sequence of the model RefSeq protein was modified relative to this genomic sequence to represent the inferred CDS: deleted 1 base in 1 codon), with protein MSSHSSLNSSSMDLVIENFFTKIENQSTMSHDDHGSLDNAAILLQETQKVKRSNIMLLLRMILKELYKHRSKVTLTNECKILFDHLFVCLENCLQHGLKPRKQMFGAKLEIWTIIELTSKFGDDVSREVIESVRHLPKIRTSLGRARAWFRLNLMKKRLAQSFQQLVDHRDTLLYEYYDVNSLMLSDDSNVLCGLLVGLNSFDYSVYIKEEFLDFSDTVIDLRFYLRDQAVANCRDLDQILSDVNGFNDEETVVNLQQLLDQNNYLEQVNQRLESTIKSLEIKIETFGQQNDQHHQEQNETTDESKSVLQIGTLLAQKEQELMLEQQAKQMLETRLEDAIKSGQEAETARNLLERDIQEKQDAIITLRVQLEEVKTINIQLFKKMQDKDCQLKEKNNQLVECESNINQLTKDLRLLQQKLSQQNEERRAKELAENYQRIIDEQQEQMTRMQLELDTARIKQSEQIHFQEAYNLLKKKFDENELALEEIGKQLQDSKLEIESLREYNGHLKEAAWARDSDVNCCKHCEQKFTISRRKHHCRSCGEIFCNNCSNNEMPLPSSKKPVRVCDHCHAFLLERFSTSN; from the exons ATGAGTAGTCATTCATCGCTCAATAGTTCATCGATGGATTTGGtgattgagaattttttcacgaaaattgaaaaccaaTCTACAATGagccatgatgatcatggatCATTGGATAATGCGGCCATCTTATTGCAag AAACTCAGAAAGTGAAACGTTCAAACATCATGCTTCTATTACGAATGATATTAAAAGAGCTGTACAAACACCGTTCCAAAGTTACGTTGACAAACGAATGCAAAATACTTTTTGACCACCTGTTTGTCTGTCTCGAGAATTGCCTACAACATGGTCTCAAAC CTCGAAAACAAATGTTTGGTGCGAAATTGGAAATATGGACAATAATCGAATTGACTAGCAAATTCGGCGATGACGTATCTCGAGAGGTGATCGAGAGTGTTCGACATTTACCTAAGATTCGAACTTCGCTAGGTCGAGCACGAGCCTGGTTTCGgttaaatttgatgaaaaaacgaTTGGCCCaatcatttcaacaattgGTTGATCATCGTGACACGCTGCTCTACGAGTATTATGACGTCAATTCCTTGATGTTATCCGATGATAGCAATGTACTTTGTGGTCTTCTCGTTGGCCTCAATTCATTCGACTACAGTGTCTACATCAAAGAGGAA TTCCTCGATTTTTCTGATACAGTTATCGATCTACGGTTTTATCTTCGTGATCAAGCAGTCGCTAACTGTCGAGATCTTGATCAAATTCTCAGTGATGTCAATGGATTCAA CGACGAGGAGACTGTTGTAAATTTACAGCAATTACTTGATCAGAATAATTACCTTGAACAAGTGAATCAACGTCTTGA ATCGACAATCAAATCGTTGGAGATCAAAATAGAAACATTCGGCCAACAAAATGACCAACATCATCAGGAGCAGAATGAAACAactgatgaatcaaaatcgGTTCTACAAATCGGCACTTTACTGGCGCAGAAGGAACAGGAACTGATGCTAGAACAGCAAGCCAAACAAATGTTAGAAACTCGCCTTGAAGATGCAATAAAATCAGGACAAGAAGCTGAAACGGCACGTAATCTGCTAGAAAGGGATATCCAAGAGAAACAGGATGCCATCATCACATTACGGGTTCAACTTGAAGAGGtgaaaacaatcaacataCAGTTATTCAAGAAGATGCAGGACAAGGATTGCCAActtaaggaaaaaaataaccagcTTGTCGAATGTGAAAGCAACATCAATCAACTAACCAAAGATTTGCGACTTTTGCAACAAAA ACTAAGtcaacaaaatgaagaaaGGCGTGCAAAAGAATTAGCtgaaaattatcaacgaATAATCGACGAACAACAGGAACAGATGACTCGTATGCAATTGGAATTGGATACGGCTCGTATCAAACAATCAGAACAAATACATTTCCAAGAGGCGTACAatctattgaaaaaaaagtttgatgaaaatgaattggcACTGGAAGAGATTGGAAAACAATTACAAGA TTCGAAATTGGAGATTGAATCGTTGCGTGAATATAATGGCCACCTTAAGGAGGCAGCTTGGGCTCGTGATAGTGATGTCAATTGCTGTAAACattgtgaacaaaaattcacTATCTCACGTCGAAAG CATCACTGTCGTAGTTGTGGCGAGATATTCTGCAATAATTGTTCCAACAATGAAATGCCATTGCCATCGAGCAAGAAACCTGTACGCGTTTGTGATCATTGTCATGCCTTCCTACTGGAACGATTCTCCACATCTAACTGA